In the Aliarcobacter cryaerophilus genome, one interval contains:
- a CDS encoding GGDEF domain-containing protein, producing the protein MINWDEIIDKLDYAFQPIIYAQSGKLYAVEALLRNVQDIPNITTIDDLFDLVFSNDYLYEFDLLLREKAIKKFANINIPNLKLFYNLDNRIIYNKNYSSGNTQKILTKHNLSKDKIIFELSEKGTSIEQNALSTMLQRYKQSGYSIAIDDFGIGVSGLKLLYFSEANIIKIDRFFISNIDQDSKKKLFCSSIIDMAHIMGMQVIAEGVETQKEFYTCKDIGADFIQGFLVQKPTKNINEILPIYNDISNLILDDKREDQNKFIDEQFIDKIEPLPVNSSLYDIILHFKKNTEHNFVPIVDEFKYFLGIIYESDIKKISYSQYGLSLAQNQNFSTTLLKYLKPALSVEISWGIDKILEMYNLNFQNSLGIFITHCDKYLGFINLNSLLTMSYKRNIEIATNQNPLTKLPGNKQIERFIGNSFRNIQINTTHIIYFDFNDFKPFNDIYGFRQGDRAILIFSELLQKRYPKNSFIAHIGGDDFFVGLTDFAFEDIFKLTLDVQNEFEYSAKNLYSKEDKEIGYIVSKDRFGTTRNFNLLSVSCSIIEINSQSNILNFDDTLNSMKKESKSSKEPVYKVL; encoded by the coding sequence ATGATAAATTGGGATGAAATAATAGATAAATTAGATTATGCTTTTCAACCAATAATCTACGCACAAAGTGGAAAACTATATGCTGTTGAAGCATTATTACGAAATGTTCAAGATATACCAAATATTACAACTATTGATGATCTATTTGATTTAGTCTTTAGTAATGACTATTTATATGAATTTGATTTACTTTTAAGAGAAAAAGCTATTAAAAAATTTGCAAATATAAATATTCCAAATCTAAAACTATTTTATAATCTTGACAATAGAATAATCTACAACAAAAATTATAGTTCTGGAAATACGCAAAAGATTCTTACAAAACACAATTTAAGCAAAGATAAAATAATTTTCGAATTAAGTGAAAAAGGTACTTCAATAGAACAAAATGCTCTTTCAACTATGCTTCAAAGATATAAACAAAGTGGTTACTCTATTGCAATAGATGATTTTGGAATAGGAGTTTCTGGATTAAAACTACTTTATTTTAGTGAAGCAAATATTATAAAAATTGACAGGTTTTTTATATCAAATATAGATCAAGACTCAAAGAAAAAGCTTTTTTGTTCTTCTATAATTGATATGGCACATATTATGGGAATGCAAGTAATTGCAGAAGGTGTAGAAACACAAAAGGAGTTTTATACTTGTAAAGATATTGGTGCTGATTTTATACAAGGATTTTTAGTTCAAAAACCAACAAAAAATATTAATGAAATACTACCAATTTACAATGATATTTCAAATCTTATTTTAGATGATAAAAGAGAAGATCAAAACAAATTTATAGATGAACAATTTATAGATAAAATTGAACCATTACCTGTAAATAGCTCTTTATATGACATAATTTTACATTTCAAAAAAAATACTGAGCATAACTTTGTTCCAATAGTTGATGAGTTCAAATATTTTCTTGGAATTATATACGAAAGCGACATAAAAAAAATATCTTATTCTCAATATGGATTATCTTTAGCACAAAATCAAAATTTTTCAACAACACTTTTAAAATATTTAAAACCTGCTTTAAGTGTTGAAATATCTTGGGGAATAGACAAAATTTTAGAGATGTATAACCTAAATTTTCAAAACTCTCTTGGTATTTTTATAACTCATTGCGATAAATATTTGGGATTTATAAATTTAAACTCTCTTTTAACAATGTCTTATAAAAGAAATATTGAAATAGCAACAAATCAAAATCCACTAACAAAACTACCAGGAAATAAGCAAATAGAGAGATTTATTGGTAACTCTTTTAGAAATATTCAAATAAATACAACTCACATAATATACTTTGATTTTAATGATTTCAAACCTTTCAATGATATTTATGGTTTTAGACAAGGAGATAGAGCAATTCTTATATTCTCTGAATTATTACAAAAAAGATATCCAAAAAATAGTTTTATAGCTCATATTGGTGGAGATGATTTTTTTGTAGGATTAACAGATTTTGCTTTTGAAGATATTTTTAAATTAACTTTAGATGTTCAAAATGAGTTTGAATATAGTGCAAAAAATCTATACTCAAAAGAGGATAAAGAGATTGGTTATATTGTCTCAAAAGATAGATTTGGAACAACTAGAAACTTTAATCTTTTATCTGTCTCTTGTTCAATTATAGAGATAAATTCTCAATCAAATATTCTAAATTTTGATGATACTTTAAATAGTATGAAAAAAGAATCGAAGAGTTCAAAAGAGCCAGTTTATAAAGTTTTATAA
- the pstC gene encoding phosphate ABC transporter permease subunit PstC, with protein sequence MLSSLQSEKKRRELNEKLIKSALILAAAISILTTFGILFSILFEAVEFFKLRSFWYFLTGTTWSPGVANSQFGALPIFAGTFVITIIALLVAIPIGLGSAIYMSEYASPKLRDYLKPILEILAGIPTVVYGFFAAITVAPLVVKVAAFFGLEATFNSALASGIVMGIMIIPLISSLSDDVIRAVPDSQRKAAFALGMTHGETIKNIVIPSAMPGIISASLLALSRALGETMIVVMAAGLRPNLSWNPLEDMTTVTVTIVNSLVGDFEFNSPETLSAFALGLMLFIVTLILNMISLSMIRKFKEKYKVNTL encoded by the coding sequence TTGTTAAGTAGTCTTCAATCAGAAAAAAAACGAAGAGAACTAAATGAAAAGCTTATAAAATCTGCTCTTATTCTTGCAGCTGCTATATCTATACTAACAACTTTTGGAATTTTATTTTCAATATTATTTGAAGCTGTAGAGTTTTTCAAGTTAAGAAGCTTTTGGTACTTTTTAACAGGTACAACTTGGTCTCCTGGAGTTGCAAATAGCCAATTTGGTGCATTACCAATATTTGCAGGAACATTTGTAATAACAATAATAGCACTTCTTGTTGCTATTCCTATTGGTCTTGGAAGTGCTATTTATATGAGTGAATATGCAAGTCCTAAATTAAGAGATTATCTAAAACCTATTTTAGAAATTCTTGCTGGTATTCCAACTGTTGTTTATGGTTTCTTTGCTGCCATTACAGTTGCTCCACTTGTTGTGAAAGTTGCTGCTTTTTTTGGGCTTGAAGCTACTTTTAACAGTGCTTTAGCATCTGGAATTGTTATGGGAATTATGATTATTCCTTTAATTTCATCTTTAAGTGATGACGTTATAAGAGCTGTTCCAGATAGTCAAAGAAAAGCAGCATTTGCTCTAGGAATGACTCATGGAGAAACTATTAAAAATATAGTAATCCCAAGTGCAATGCCTGGAATTATCTCAGCGTCACTTCTTGCACTTTCACGTGCTTTAGGAGAAACAATGATTGTTGTTATGGCAGCAGGTTTAAGACCAAATCTCTCTTGGAATCCACTTGAAGATATGACAACGGTTACAGTTACAATAGTAAATAGTTTAGTTGGAGATTTTGAATTTAATTCGCCTGAAACTCTTTCTGCTTTTGCTTTAGGATTGATGTTGTTTATTGTAACTTTGATTTTAAATATGATCTCGTTGTCAATGATAAGAAAATTTAAAGAAAAATATAAAGTGAATACATTATGA
- the pstA gene encoding phosphate ABC transporter permease PstA has protein sequence MIKRKKKNKEHNPFYDPTLKKRHLSAKRFKKFTLTSLIFSVAFLAFFLFDMIGKGIPAFNIAYIKTDVTFNEKTLEDTRFAVPTEYRNLVSRAALRDLPKLLEENPTYMNSTQNIWILASSQVDQYIKNHNHNLKDKDIAKVDELYAQGLIDKKFNAIFFENGDSKIPEYAGIFSAVIGSILTLIITMVVAFPIGVMTAIYLEEFALDNKFTRFIEININNLAAIPSILFGLLGLAIFINLFGMPRSSPLVGGLTLALMTLPIIIVSSRAALRAVPDSIRQAGYGLGLNKIQVTRDHVLPLAFPGILTGSIIGLAQAMGETAPLIIIGMIAFIPDAPSMVTQAATVMPAQLFTWAGMPEGMYIEKTAAGILVLLTILISLNAIAIYLRKKLEVKW, from the coding sequence ATGATAAAAAGAAAAAAGAAAAATAAAGAACACAATCCATTTTATGACCCAACTCTAAAAAAAAGGCATTTAAGTGCAAAAAGATTTAAAAAGTTTACTCTAACTTCTTTAATCTTTTCAGTAGCATTTTTGGCATTTTTCCTTTTTGATATGATAGGAAAAGGTATTCCTGCATTTAATATAGCTTACATAAAAACAGATGTAACTTTTAATGAAAAAACTTTAGAAGATACAAGATTTGCAGTTCCAACTGAATATAGAAATTTAGTTTCAAGAGCAGCACTTAGGGATTTACCAAAATTATTAGAAGAAAATCCAACATATATGAATTCAACTCAAAATATTTGGATTTTAGCAAGTAGTCAAGTTGACCAATATATAAAAAATCACAATCATAATCTAAAAGATAAAGATATAGCAAAAGTTGATGAACTTTACGCACAAGGTTTAATAGATAAAAAGTTTAATGCTATATTTTTTGAGAATGGTGACTCAAAAATTCCTGAATATGCTGGTATCTTTTCAGCTGTTATAGGTTCTATTTTGACTTTAATTATAACAATGGTAGTTGCATTTCCAATTGGAGTAATGACTGCTATTTATCTTGAAGAGTTTGCACTAGATAATAAATTTACAAGATTTATTGAAATAAACATAAATAATCTTGCAGCAATTCCTTCAATTTTATTTGGACTTTTAGGACTTGCAATTTTTATAAATTTATTTGGAATGCCAAGAAGTTCACCTTTAGTTGGAGGATTAACTCTTGCTCTTATGACTCTACCTATTATAATTGTAAGTTCAAGAGCAGCTTTAAGAGCGGTTCCAGATAGTATAAGACAAGCAGGATATGGTTTAGGATTAAATAAAATTCAAGTAACACGTGACCACGTTTTACCTTTAGCATTTCCAGGAATTTTAACTGGTTCAATTATTGGTTTAGCACAAGCTATGGGAGAGACAGCACCATTGATTATTATAGGAATGATTGCATTTATTCCTGATGCTCCTTCAATGGTTACACAAGCGGCAACAGTTATGCCTGCACAACTATTTACTTGGGCTGGAATGCCTGAAGGTATGTATATAGAAAAAACAGCAGCAGGAATTTTAGTTTTATTAACAATATTAATTTCACTAAATGCAATAGCTATATATTTGAGAAAAAAACTTGAAGTAAAATGGTAA
- the pstB gene encoding phosphate ABC transporter ATP-binding protein PstB — protein sequence MNKDIKTKIDVKNLNLFYGSNQALFDIDVNLYQNKITALIGPSGCGKSTFLRCINRMNDLIPIVKIDGKIIIDKKNIYDKDVDEVSVRKRVGMVFQQPNPFPKSIYDNVAYAPLKHGMVKKGKECDELVETSLIKAGLWNEVKDKLTTPGTSLSGGQQQRLCIARTIAIKPEIILMDEPTSALDPISTEKIEALMLELKQDYTIITVTHNMQQAARVADYTAFFHLGKLIEYDVTETIFVNPTNKKTEDYITGRFG from the coding sequence ATGAATAAAGATATAAAAACAAAAATAGATGTTAAAAATCTAAATCTTTTTTATGGCTCAAATCAAGCTTTGTTTGATATAGATGTTAATTTATATCAAAATAAAATTACAGCATTAATTGGACCATCAGGTTGTGGAAAATCTACATTTTTAAGATGTATAAATAGAATGAATGATTTAATTCCTATTGTTAAAATTGATGGGAAAATTATAATTGATAAAAAAAATATCTATGATAAAGATGTAGATGAAGTAAGTGTTAGAAAAAGAGTTGGAATGGTATTTCAACAACCAAATCCTTTCCCAAAATCAATTTATGATAATGTTGCTTATGCACCTTTAAAACATGGTATGGTAAAAAAAGGAAAAGAGTGTGATGAGTTGGTTGAAACATCTTTAATAAAAGCTGGACTTTGGAATGAAGTAAAAGATAAATTAACAACTCCTGGAACATCACTTTCAGGTGGTCAGCAACAAAGACTTTGTATAGCTAGAACAATTGCTATAAAACCAGAAATTATTTTAATGGATGAACCAACTTCAGCACTAGATCCAATTTCTACAGAAAAAATTGAAGCACTTATGCTTGAGTTAAAACAAGATTATACAATAATTACGGTAACTCATAATATGCAACAAGCAGCACGAGTTGCTGATTATACAGCATTTTTCCACTTAGGAAAACTAATAGAGTATGATGTAACAGAGACTATCTTTGTTAATCCAACAAATAAAAAAACAGAAGATTATATTACAGGGAGATTTGGATAA
- a CDS encoding phosphate signaling complex PhoU family protein, translating to MLKPYEEKLKLIKSEVEKLGLDIVEALEVCLKALNERKIENLKNVEVSEKKFLVKSNEIDNLIITTLALYTPEARDLRRMVAFLKITNEIVRTAANTKDFAKMFRRSYSEELNTNTILEYTIPLLKSALLSTKTAISIIDEQEHSKVEEKYQRVIVEESKTDDLYLMIEKNILKLITQKLDLSKEYFDLLSSLRRLEKIADRSVSIASLLQFAKLGGDIVQS from the coding sequence ATGTTAAAACCATATGAAGAGAAATTAAAACTTATAAAAAGTGAAGTAGAAAAACTAGGATTAGATATTGTTGAGGCTTTAGAGGTTTGTTTAAAAGCTTTAAATGAGAGAAAAATAGAGAATCTAAAAAATGTTGAAGTTAGTGAAAAAAAATTTCTAGTAAAATCAAATGAGATTGATAATCTTATAATTACAACTTTAGCTTTATATACTCCAGAAGCAAGAGATTTAAGAAGAATGGTTGCATTTTTAAAAATCACAAATGAGATAGTAAGAACAGCGGCAAACACAAAAGATTTTGCAAAAATGTTTAGAAGATCTTATAGTGAAGAGTTGAATACAAATACTATTTTGGAGTACACAATACCACTTCTAAAATCAGCTTTATTATCTACAAAAACTGCAATTTCAATAATAGATGAACAAGAACACTCTAAAGTTGAAGAGAAATACCAAAGAGTTATTGTTGAAGAGAGTAAAACAGATGATTTATACTTGATGATAGAGAAAAATATTTTAAAACTAATAACTCAAAAACTTGACCTTTCAAAAGAGTATTTTGACCTTTTAAGTAGTCTAAGAAGATTAGAAAAAATTGCAGATAGATCAGTTTCAATAGCTAGTTTACTACAATTTGCAAAATTAGGAGGAGATATAGTTCAATCATAA
- a CDS encoding phosphate-starvation-inducible PsiE family protein has product MKKAINKISNYFSSNFEVLVATVIFLTVLLAGNDFYSAIILMLEFIVIMEVVKMISDFIRKETLRLRYVLDIFIIFLIREVIILSANKNKDYFDIVFLLFVIFIFFIFRILSIKFSPFGKDENKKIDEIKDDEIK; this is encoded by the coding sequence ATGAAAAAAGCTATAAATAAAATATCGAACTACTTTAGTTCAAACTTCGAAGTTTTGGTTGCTACTGTTATATTTTTAACTGTTCTTCTAGCTGGAAATGACTTCTATAGTGCAATTATCCTAATGCTTGAATTCATTGTGATTATGGAAGTTGTAAAAATGATTTCTGATTTTATTAGAAAAGAGACATTAAGACTTAGATATGTTCTTGATATTTTTATAATCTTTTTAATCAGAGAAGTTATTATTCTTTCAGCCAATAAGAATAAAGATTATTTTGATATTGTATTTTTATTGTTTGTTATTTTTATATTTTTTATTTTTAGAATATTGTCTATTAAATTCTCTCCATTTGGAAAAGATGAAAATAAAAAAATAGATGAAATTAAAGATGATGAAATAAAGTGA
- a CDS encoding response regulator transcription factor: MIEGKNRLILIIEDEEDILELLEYTLQKEGYETIGFLNANENVKKVLDEEKIDLILMDRNLPNIEGTSFIKDLRSNGYQNPVIYVTAKDKSEDILDGFEAHADDYITKPFNIQELIARVKSVIKRSSNDIEVLKVRDIVYNFSSKTFSIEEKDIELTSLETTLLLEFIKNKNILLSREYLLEKVWQDSFDKQEKTVNVAIKRLKDKIDPNSKKNYIKSVRGEGYIFC, translated from the coding sequence ATGATTGAAGGTAAAAATAGATTAATTTTAATAATAGAAGATGAAGAAGATATTCTAGAACTTCTTGAGTATACTTTACAAAAAGAGGGATATGAAACTATTGGATTTTTAAATGCAAATGAAAATGTAAAAAAAGTTTTAGATGAAGAGAAGATTGATTTAATTCTAATGGATAGAAATCTACCAAATATAGAAGGTACCTCTTTTATAAAAGATTTAAGATCAAATGGTTACCAAAATCCTGTTATTTATGTTACTGCAAAAGATAAATCTGAAGATATTTTAGATGGATTTGAAGCACATGCAGATGACTATATTACAAAACCATTTAATATTCAAGAGCTAATAGCCAGAGTTAAATCTGTAATAAAAAGATCTTCAAATGATATTGAAGTTTTAAAAGTAAGAGATATAGTTTATAACTTTTCAAGTAAAACATTCTCTATCGAAGAGAAAGATATTGAGCTAACTTCTCTTGAAACTACTCTTCTTTTAGAGTTTATAAAAAATAAAAATATTCTTCTTTCTAGAGAGTATTTATTAGAAAAAGTATGGCAAGACTCTTTTGATAAACAAGAAAAAACAGTAAATGTTGCTATAAAAAGATTGAAAGATAAGATAGATCCCAATTCAAAGAAAAATTATATAAAGTCAGTTAGAGGAGAGGGTTATATTTTTTGTTAA
- a CDS encoding sensor histidine kinase gives MLKIHQLFLRTYLAIFVAILITVTLSTYFWAKNLYLNQVEKNLIQNIDILSVILEDTKDINSIKDIIKDLSKKLNLRISIINENGEVVAESHKNIEDIKNHSNRVEIIEAKNIGLGKDTRLSETLNKDLIYIAKKVSFNEEIYYLRMADYTNKITDNFKKLTFEIFIYISFFLIIAFISTYFISIKIQRETDSILYFLKEITNKKKPIFLQSNYTFEFYKIAKLLNKVAKKISKKDEIKAKHTAKLTLANRQKDDIISAISHEFKNPIAIISGYSQTLIEDENLSPTLKIKFLNKILSNSNKMSQIVDKLRLTLKLQDNNHKLILNKVSIKKIVENSISDLKIKYKNREIKVLGVDKEINADEILIGIAISNLIENALKYSQEDVIIEINENSISIRDKGIGISQENLENIFKKYYRATSNNWNNSLGLGLFIVKSILNVHNFKLEIDSKIGNGSTFKIYY, from the coding sequence TTGTTAAAAATTCATCAACTTTTTTTACGAACTTATCTTGCAATATTTGTTGCAATTTTAATAACTGTTACTCTATCAACTTATTTTTGGGCAAAAAATCTCTACTTAAATCAAGTTGAAAAAAACTTAATTCAAAATATAGATATATTATCCGTAATTTTAGAAGATACAAAAGATATAAATAGTATTAAAGATATTATTAAAGATTTAAGTAAAAAACTAAACCTAAGGATTTCAATTATAAATGAAAATGGTGAAGTAGTAGCAGAGAGTCACAAAAATATTGAAGATATAAAAAATCACTCAAATAGAGTTGAGATTATTGAAGCAAAAAATATAGGTCTTGGAAAAGATACAAGACTATCTGAAACTCTAAATAAAGATTTAATATATATTGCAAAAAAAGTATCTTTTAATGAAGAGATTTATTACTTAAGAATGGCTGATTATACAAATAAAATTACTGATAATTTCAAAAAACTAACTTTTGAAATTTTTATTTATATCTCTTTTTTCTTAATAATTGCATTTATTTCAACTTACTTTATAAGTATCAAAATACAAAGGGAAACTGACTCAATATTATACTTTTTAAAAGAGATAACAAATAAGAAGAAACCAATATTTTTACAATCAAATTATACTTTTGAATTTTATAAAATAGCAAAACTTTTAAACAAAGTTGCAAAAAAAATATCAAAAAAAGATGAAATAAAAGCAAAACATACTGCAAAATTAACTTTAGCAAATAGACAAAAAGATGACATTATCTCTGCTATTTCTCATGAATTTAAAAATCCAATAGCAATAATTTCAGGATATAGTCAAACTTTAATTGAAGATGAAAATTTATCGCCGACTTTAAAAATAAAGTTTTTAAATAAAATATTATCTAACTCAAATAAAATGTCACAAATAGTTGATAAACTAAGACTTACTTTGAAGCTTCAAGATAACAATCATAAACTAATCTTAAACAAAGTTTCTATTAAAAAAATAGTAGAAAACTCTATTAGTGATTTAAAAATAAAGTATAAAAATAGAGAAATCAAAGTTTTAGGAGTCGATAAAGAGATAAATGCTGATGAGATATTAATAGGAATTGCTATTTCAAATCTTATAGAAAATGCCTTAAAATATTCACAAGAAGATGTAATTATAGAGATAAATGAAAATTCGATATCCATTAGAGATAAAGGAATCGGGATTTCTCAAGAAAATTTGGAAAATATTTTTAAAAAATATTATAGAGCAACTAGTAATAACTGGAACAACTCGCTAGGTTTAGGACTTTTTATAGTTAAATCTATTTTGAATGTTCACAATTTTAAATTAGAAATTGACTCAAAAATTGGAAATGGATCAACTTTTAAAATATATTATTAA
- the rplM gene encoding 50S ribosomal protein L13: protein MKFTQMAKANEIERSWVVVDAEGKVFGRIITEVATILRGKNKPCFTPNVDCGDYVVIINASKAKFTGAKLEVKNYYTHSGYFGSTKTHKMSDMIEKNPEKLFKLATRGMLPKTTLGKAMLKKLKVYAGSEHPHTAQIKG from the coding sequence ATGAAATTTACTCAAATGGCGAAAGCCAACGAAATCGAAAGATCTTGGGTTGTAGTAGATGCTGAAGGTAAAGTATTCGGAAGAATTATTACTGAAGTTGCTACAATTTTAAGAGGTAAAAATAAACCTTGTTTTACACCAAACGTTGATTGTGGTGATTACGTAGTTATAATCAATGCAAGTAAAGCTAAATTTACTGGTGCTAAATTAGAAGTTAAAAATTACTATACACACTCAGGTTATTTTGGAAGTACAAAAACTCACAAAATGTCAGATATGATTGAAAAAAACCCTGAAAAACTGTTTAAATTAGCAACTAGAGGTATGCTTCCAAAAACTACTCTTGGTAAAGCTATGTTAAAAAAATTAAAAGTATATGCAGGAAGTGAACACCCTCATACTGCTCAAATTAAAGGATAA
- the rpsI gene encoding 30S ribosomal protein S9: protein MAKVYATGRRKTAIAKVWLENGNGQLTINGQSLDQWLGGHDSIKKRVMQPLHVAKQESSVNIIVKTLGGGYSAQADAARHGISRALVAYDEQFRTILKPHGLLTRDARSVERKKYGKKKARKSSQFSKR from the coding sequence ATGGCAAAAGTATATGCAACTGGAAGAAGAAAAACAGCAATAGCTAAAGTTTGGTTAGAAAATGGAAATGGTCAACTAACTATAAATGGACAATCTTTAGATCAATGGCTTGGTGGTCATGATTCAATCAAAAAAAGAGTAATGCAACCATTACATGTTGCAAAACAAGAATCAAGTGTAAATATCATTGTAAAAACTCTAGGTGGTGGATATTCAGCTCAAGCTGATGCTGCTAGACATGGAATTTCAAGAGCTTTAGTTGCTTATGATGAGCAATTTAGAACTATTTTAAAACCTCATGGATTACTTACAAGAGATGCTAGATCTGTTGAGAGAAAAAAATACGGAAAGAAAAAAGCAAGAAAATCTTCTCAATTCTCAAAAAGATAA
- the tenA gene encoding thiaminase II — translation MSFSRSLKQKAIKVWEDGYNHPFVQELGAGTLSKDKFKFYLLQDYLYLLEYAKVFAMALTKADDEKMLSNLSAITKATLVDEMKLHHLYMKEFGISDEEVQNVRASLFNRTYTANMLATALKGDLAQTLATVFPCAWTYCDYGKRLKEQYKDTLENNFYKSWIETYSGAEFEESFEWFYDALDELVANKTEAEKKVIEDIFISSVEFEYMFWDMAYNKQMSYIKS, via the coding sequence ATGTCATTTTCTAGAAGTTTAAAACAAAAAGCTATAAAAGTTTGGGAAGATGGTTATAATCATCCATTTGTACAAGAGTTAGGAGCTGGAACTTTATCAAAAGATAAGTTTAAATTTTATTTACTACAAGATTATCTATATTTATTAGAGTATGCAAAAGTTTTCGCAATGGCTTTGACAAAAGCAGATGATGAGAAGATGTTAAGTAACTTAAGTGCTATTACAAAGGCAACTTTAGTTGATGAGATGAAACTTCACCATTTATACATGAAAGAGTTTGGTATTAGTGATGAAGAGGTTCAAAATGTAAGAGCTAGTTTGTTTAATAGAACTTATACTGCAAATATGCTTGCAACTGCTCTAAAAGGTGATTTAGCGCAAACTTTAGCAACTGTATTTCCTTGCGCTTGGACATATTGTGATTATGGTAAAAGATTAAAAGAGCAATATAAAGATACTCTTGAAAATAACTTCTATAAATCTTGGATAGAGACTTACTCAGGAGCAGAGTTTGAAGAGTCGTTTGAGTGGTTTTATGATGCACTTGATGAGCTTGTAGCAAATAAAACTGAAGCTGAGAAAAAAGTTATTGAAGATATTTTTATCTCAAGTGTTGAATTTGAATATATGTTTTGGGATATGGCTTATAATAAGCAGATGAGTTATATAAAAAGCTAA
- the thiM gene encoding hydroxyethylthiazole kinase: MIDNLIDIVNNTKKHNPLIHHITNYVTVNDCANVTLAIGASPAMADYEAEVEEFVNIASALLINIGTLNKNVKNSILKAVKKANELNVPVILDPVGVGASKFRKDFINELLETYKISSIRGNISEIKSILNLSSNTKGADASKEDLESIDNTLNIAKELANKLSLVVAITGETDVISDGKRVVTIKNGNYLLPYITGTGCMCSSLVASYCGASNDKIFEATVLGVITMGIAGEIAYENSNNKGLGTFHKELFNAISNFNKDILIKKANFQEIK, translated from the coding sequence TTGATAGATAATTTAATTGATATTGTAAATAATACAAAAAAACATAACCCATTAATTCATCACATTACAAACTATGTTACAGTAAATGATTGTGCAAATGTAACTTTAGCAATTGGTGCAAGTCCTGCTATGGCAGATTATGAAGCAGAAGTTGAAGAGTTTGTGAATATTGCTTCAGCTCTTTTAATAAATATTGGAACATTAAATAAAAATGTAAAAAACTCTATACTAAAAGCTGTAAAAAAAGCAAATGAATTAAATGTTCCAGTTATTTTGGATCCAGTTGGTGTAGGTGCGTCAAAGTTTAGAAAAGATTTTATAAATGAGTTACTTGAAACATACAAAATATCTTCTATTAGAGGAAATATTTCTGAAATAAAGTCTATATTAAATTTAAGCTCAAACACAAAAGGTGCTGATGCTTCTAAAGAAGATTTGGAATCAATTGATAACACACTAAATATAGCAAAAGAGTTAGCAAATAAGTTAAGTTTAGTTGTGGCAATTACTGGAGAAACTGATGTTATATCTGATGGTAAAAGAGTTGTTACTATTAAAAATGGTAACTATCTTTTGCCATATATTACAGGAACAGGTTGTATGTGTAGCTCTTTAGTTGCTAGTTATTGTGGAGCCTCAAATGATAAAATATTTGAAGCTACAGTTTTAGGAGTAATTACAATGGGAATTGCAGGTGAAATAGCTTATGAAAATAGTAATAATAAAGGACTTGGAACTTTTCATAAAGAGTTATTTAATGCAATAAGTAATTTTAATAAAGATATATTAATAAAAAAAGCAAATTTTCAAGAGATAAAATAA